Genomic window (Pieris rapae chromosome 4, ilPieRapa1.1, whole genome shotgun sequence):
GTCGACGGATTTTGTTGCGCATGCAATGCAACCCCCGTTATTGATACTTAGCTACCTTTATGATTGGTCGTTAAGAGTAGTTGAAGGGGTGtggttttttctataaatataagatttacagttaaaggtatttatttcttacacCGGATCTCACGCAATAGCGTGTGAGAACATCTACACgtcttaaattactttttcccGGAGCGTTTACCGCGCGTTCCCCGGGCGGTTTTTCTTCGTCATATATGTATAGGGACATGAAGTAAGAGGGCGTCGCGTCGGGGGAATTCTAACGAACACATTTCGCACTTGTATGGTCCATCTCCATCTGCGTCTTCGGGTGAACCGGGCGAAGGGGGAACAGAAGAAGGGGGAGAAGGGGAATTTTTAGGTTGCGGCGAAGGGGAACAGGCGATAGCCCGTAGGTCGTCGGCTGGGTGACGAGGCGGTCGGCGAGTTCGAACCTGTATATAAGCAATTTACTTAGTGTAACTCCTGAAGTAAAAATCCGATCAATAGATTCTACTTTAACTCTTCAATTTAAAGTCGGTATACTGTTAAGCGGGCagatataattgaaattttatactaaacaGAGATATTAGATTATAGTAGTTAGCTTTTATAGACTACTTTTTGACTAAGCTCCGGCTGTTTATTAAGCCTGTACCTTTTCACTtccattttaaaagttttgggGACTGAATCTTTTTGAAtggttataaatgttataatatgtcAATTTATTAGATTCAATATACAACTAGTTAAATTCTGGTGCCTTGTGCCGTACTACTAAAAGTCTCGCCAACTTGGCCTAGGCTTTTCCTtggaacaatatttaaatttgatattctGTTTTAAGTCACTACACAATCTCATGGactttattaattcatatatgAAACAGACTTAGGTAATTAAAACCATACCTGTTTGGTCCTAACCCTGGTCTCCTCGGAGGTGTGTATCATGCGTGGGCGTGGTGCGGGTGCCGCGGCTGCCCGTCGCCTTCTGCGTGGCACGGGTGGGGGAGTGGGGGGCGTCGGAGAGGGGGATTGGGGTACGGGGGACGCGGGGGGCGACCCATCCCACTCGGCAGGTGTCTCCGTCTTCACTTTACGACGCCGCTTGTATTTGCGCGGACCAGACTGGaaccaatttaattttatgaaacaatGTTGTCTACCAGCATTCACTTACgcctataaataattgtgtaacacattttaatgcggtttttatctaataaatgattcaacaatttattgaatatctgttaatattatttgtcttaACTAGTACTTGTGAATGTGACTCTTCGtgcttcatttttatatttcttgcccgttcttctcagaacaaggcctcctggtagttctGCTCTTGcgtgaattttgtaaacgtttttgatattcataagcatgccctaagacgcatctaaattgaGTAAACGAATATTGATTCGATTTGATATatgatgatataaaatatagtctgGCCATAACGACttttaaaaaacgttttttttcaactttttcatttttttaaatttgaaacacgttaacttacaaaaacatttatttaaaaacctttttcgATTTTGCGCCATTTCACATATCTTTTCATGTTCATTAtcacattacaattatttagaatgGGATATCAAAGAAAATAGGATGTCAGTGATCGTTTTGGACTAAGTGGGTATGGAGTCTGTCATATTTCAGACACTTCAAAAGCGTGGTATCAGCGGTGTGTTTGTTTATTGTACCTACTCTTAAAAGATACAAAAACACTTCGCCTCAAACAATGATCGGGAAGGCCACATGCTGTTGGAACTACAAAGGCTGTTAATAAAAGCCAGAATTCGTCGAAACCccataaaaagcaaaaaatctTATCGCGAGAAAAATATTACGAAAAGAACTGTTCGTGCCAGttctttttcaatttattactatagtgaccactatgaataaataaaatggactgtttaaataaattaaaaaacagctGCTACATTTGACTATACCTGCGGTTGCCTCTTCATAGCGGTGTTTTCATCACAGTGCTGTATTAGATGTTGGACCAGTTCCGCACTCGTTAACATCGGTCGACCACAAACTGCGCATGAGTACTGGTATCCacctattaataaaacaattatacagggtgtcccacggcgatgccacacggagggaaagtaccttaaatattaatgataggatattttactgaaagaagacatcgtttaatttttaataataagtagaactgcattcacggatttttttaaaaatcgcctacctcaaccgggaatcgaacccgccaaatgtgacagtaaatttacatgtattttataatagcgtttgaaagggctactaataagcattattttttccttaataacctagcatattaaatgaaactaaaaacataaaattttacattttattaaaaaacaataatttaccaaatgctcaaaatgtgatccgtTGTTGTTgtctgttgtatacaaattctcactcttttaataatttctctccctgtcgatttacttatttttgcatggtggatgtttaaaataatacatctaagttcattttgtaactcctgcacactgttgtaccggtaaactaaatcttttacataaccccataaaaaaaatcaagtggtGTTAGATCTGGGGATCTCGATGGCCATCTAATGTGTCCAAAAGTGCCGATCCAGGAAGGAAAATGTTCATTAAGAAACTCGGGTGTTCTCCTGCTGTTATGAGCCGGAGCCCCATCTTGCTGGAATATGAGATTTCGTCGATCTGCATCAGGAAGATTATTAATctcatttcttaaaatctcaagagaaattattaaaagagtgagaCAACAACAacggatcacattttgagcatttggtaaattattgttttttaataaaatgtaaaattttatgtttttagtttcatttaatatgctaggttattaaggaaaaaataatgcttattagtagccctttcaaacgctattataaaatacatgtaaatttactgtcacatttggcgggttcgattcccggttgaggtaggcgatttttaaaaaaatccgtgaatgcagttctacttattattaaaaattaaacgatgtcttctttcagtaaaatatcctatcattaatatttaaggtactttccctccgtgtggcatcgccgtgggacaCCCTGTATATAGTTTTTCAGACTTACTTGCCTGAAAAATCAATAACGGAGCGATAATGATTCACCGTGGACGCACTCtgccttattattttatgacgtACGGGTTCTAGTTAAATCACGTACGATTACGTTTCTTTagaataaaatgcatttttggAACAATATTAAGGTAAGAAACTTACTGCTATTTCCGAGAAGACGGTTAAGGGTtaatctctgccttttaataaatttaacaaatgtattaaagaaaagctgtgtaatatattttttttatttttttgctatatttactacaaatatagcaaaaaattaaaaaaaaaattatttgatgatttgctttttaaaagagtaccgacagttttttacgccgggtTTTTCTGTGTGTGGGTGTAGACCCACTGTCTTTGCCGATTCTATtcgatgcctacaggttcgaatctaatgacgtggaataagtagtagtagtagataccttgatgatcttatgttctaaaataaacgtattttattttattaatttttaacatttagtgatgtctaagaaaattatatttgttgcaaatattaattcacatttatatatagtatattggTGATTCTAACCCTATATTTTTAAGCTACTACCACCATTATCACATCGCATATCGCAACTGTAAGACGATACGCACGCATAAGGGAATATCGGACAGAGCGAGAATGTTTGATGATGACGAAATTTGCATTACAGATTTGATTCATATTTtgcaaattttttaatatagataagccctaaaaatataatcatgttttttatgtttcagGAGGCcgtgtgataccgccgcccatggacagtcgcactgccagaaggctcgcaagcccgttgccggccttttaaataGTCACGGCATTATCTACGCTGTAGCGTGACTATTTAAAaggtagtaaataaaaatattaagatactTTGGTATCTACTGTAGTAGCTAGCAAagtatcttaatattttaagtactatcgaaaaaatgtaaatagacTGAAaggcatattttttatttaagctaCTTATTGGGGTACATAACAAACTACGtacgaattaattttaattttgtagatttttttttattttcagtatttatttataagaatgtgaatgatttttttaccgTGGACCCTGGAtactcaatgctagagggctcgagAAAACGTTGCATAACAATTACGAAATTAAGCAACATCATTAGAAAtactagaataaaataatttttatgcttatatactattattaaaattccttATAGTccattatctatatatatataatgaaaatggtctTCGTTTGAGGCTCAATCACGCTTAAACCACTGATCGTATCGACATGAAACTACCACCATTCGATGCGAAATTTTTCCTAGATGGTTTGtggctttttttattgttttttattgtttcttacaaataatatacatggcaaaacaacgtttgccgggtcagctagtttaagaatatttatattttttcttaggaaaaataaatgtaaataatattaaaaataccattCGCCCGTCGATCAGGCGCAGAGTGATGCGATCTCACGTGTTCCCTTAACACCACTCGCTGGTTGAAAGCTCGTGGACATACTGCGCACGCGTACGGTTTTTCACCtttaaaaaacacacacacacacaaaaaattaaagaaacttcTTTAACGCATCAGCGTTGAACTagtggttattttttttttttttttaatgaggtggaaatgcactaATCGAGGCCCGCATCAAGAATATCGAACTtgacgcggggactgtggggctggatctacactcaaaaccctctgctattcagaggggtagcgagaccctacccactaaaaacacgtcagcccatcacacgcccttaagatgggccctcgggttcgctaggcattctacccaaggTGAACTAGTGGTTATAGCTGGCACCTTCTAAGTCGACACAACCCTAGGGTCGTGAAGAAATACAATGGCGTATGTTAGGTAAAGAGAGCCGCCTTACTTGCTtattaagaagaaataaatgaacacagacagacagacagacagaaaAAGCaacaaacttttttatgtaaccgTTATAGAcgcaatatattatacatactagCGTCCAGACGCTGTCCTGTACAcacatcttaaataaatacatcataAGCTATTGAACTTTCaagaaatttatcaaaatcggtccagccgtttaggAGTTAGAacaaattatagatatatagatttaCATTATCCAGATGACGTTTCGAGTGTTTTACAGCAGTTGTTGTTGGTTACTCagataactatttaatattacaattatatttagaagTATATTGAAATGTATCAACGCCATAAACTGGAATGCAAATAGTATGGCTAcccttaaatataaaaaaatgacaaaatatatcCCCTTGTTTTTCAATGTCTTTGGATTGGACTTTAAAATGCAATACTCACCCGTGTGTATACGTTCATGTTTTCTTAATGTACCGCCATCAGCGAAGGCCTTCCAACAGAAACGGCACGCGTACGGCCGTTCGCCCGTATGAATACGCACGTGGATCTGCTGAGAACTTCGCGAACCGAACACTTTGCCTAAAAATAGCTTACTTTTAGTATGCAAAAatctgatattttaaaacaatctaTTTATAGCAATTTTAGTATACCacaatatgatattttaaagctaattatttatacagctTAGATCACTGACGTttcatgataatattatttgcatgcATTCATGGTTTTATAAGCAAAACAAAGTCTTACCACATTCTCTACATGGAAACTGCCTCGTATTACTGCCTGACGCATTCTGACCTTTTGACATTTTCTTAAACCtgtcacatttatttaaattttaataagtttcattatttattattatttaatattcttaggCTCCCGATACTATcaggtaataaaacaaatttacatatGGTGAATAGTTACCCATAATGATATTGCACAGAGTTTTGACATTTTTCATGGTTCGCTGGCCTCAGCAAAGAGTAGAATTAGGACTTAGTAccaataatttcttttcttgttTATAGTGTTTTCATTCTTTAtagctattatttttagatttttgtttgttcttttgttttgacaCTTTATTGTATTCACTTAATTTCGCTGGTCGTGTCCACATGTCCTAGGGACGGCAccgcattttttatattttcgaatGTAAGTTGATGTTGACATGcgtttgtcctaattttgtggtccaataaaaaaaaaaaaaaaaaattagttttccTTTACCTGGATGAATTAGGCCTGGGCCGTTCTGTATGTCTTTCAGCGTGGGCCAATAGCGTAAGAGCGTCGGGGCAACTCTCGCCGCACACGTCACATGTGTGTTCTTGCTCCCACGTACTGCTTGTGCTGTCGTGTCGCTTGTAGCTGTCaaacatatgtttatttatctcTATGGTGGAGTATATAGATcattacgcccttgatttgagaactggcagtaaatgtaaaattaaattcatttaatatttcttttttttgacgttcataagtgtacattgttacctacatgaataaataaattttgaattttttgaatTAGCCGACCTGaagattcttaaaaaaaaatggcgtTCAAACGCGTGTTTAACCTCGTAAGCgtatgttaaatatacaattaataattccaACTTAGGAAACTCTTTTCCAAGGTACATCAAAATCAGTTAAGTAGTTTttgagatataaaaatatttctaactaTGTAGGTACATGttgtacaatatattaaacattgttaaattgatttatttccaGTTATACCTATGGGCGGCAGTGACGTGTCTCCTCAGCAAATCAGCGCGTTGGAAGGCCACTCCACAATCCTGACAGAAGAGTTCCGGCCCACGGACCGTATCGTATACCATGCCATGGCGTATACTATGGTCACTGCCGCTGTGGGCTAGTGGTGATAACCGGAAGTCCATATCGTCTCCTGGAAAAACAAACTCTtgatattaatgtaaaatttgttagtttttggtcaaaaacatattgtataacaatcaaatacttTTGTTTAAGAAATCCTAGACCTATgtaaaacgattttaaaatttcaaatcttttcataaaatttatctagaaaaatatatttcctatAATACGACGCATATCATatcaaatgaaatcaaaatatctttattcatataggtaaacatataCTGGGTTCTGTCAACAATGTCCACCGATGCgttgacatttattttataatagactagaaattcaaataaggcatgataattctttaaatttacaattatatagaataatgtCTTAACGACTCTTAATTGATAGAAGACAAGACTTTTCTGAGGGAACTTAGATAATTCtgtaattactaaaaaaatgtgttttgtttaaagtatatttttattataataaagtgaTACGGTggatagacatttttttttgtataactcTGTAATAAGTAGTAAAAATCTGAGTTTACCCGAATTATCATCATACGGTTCTTGCTTCATGGAACGGGGTAAATGCGAGAGATGCGGATGTTTCTGTGCGGCGTGCGACGCCAAACTATCTCGCGACCAACAAAGCTCCCCACACTCGCTACATTCCATAGGAGAATCGCCGCCGTGTATCTGTTAATTAATTgctattgataatatataaaaaaatgtaaaatttccttaaaaaaatatctcaaaCAAAAACCCGtgaaaaaattttattgacaCAAAATCAGGCATAAAATAgcaattgataaaaatataaaagaaccAACCCTAGAATGCGACTGCAAAGCTTTCTCTCTTGCGAAACCGACTCCACACGTTCGACACACAAAGGGCCTTGCAGGGTCAGCGGGGGGCGGTAGAGGAGAGGGAGGAGATGGGGGCGGTGAGGGAGAAGGTGGAGGTGACGGAGAAGGGGCCGGCGAGGGGGCTCTGGGGGGCGTACGCCCGCGACGAGACCACTGTTGCGTACGCGCTGACGTCATATTCACATCCGGGATGCCGTTCTGAAATTATGAGTCCTATCATGTAGTAGTTGAAgaaactatataatttaacagttattttttatttttatttattcacacttcgttgctagaaagaaacacaaataacacaatatatatcaattacaagggatgcaacgggcggccttatcgctaacaagcgatctcttccaggcaaccctagaaagaaaagaaaacaataaataaaaaaatgatgagtgcaaaaagtgcataaccagaagttatataaaaaacaaaatatatttattttaatctatagaaccttaatctagagaaaataaaaaaaaacaatagttatGTAGTTTCATAcgcataaaatacaattaaaaaaataataagaatatttaattatggcATACATACACTTCTGAATCATtgcaaaaatcaattaaaacttttattttgtttctatttgtgACAGCTTTCTAGTCGTAAAAATGatgttttttaagaaaataacatGAAAACCATCCTCTTATATTTTGATTGGCGTGTTTACTTACAGCTTCAGGTTTCTTTTTCCGTCTGcctcttttctttttttgcttGAGAATTGGACTCTCTGGCAATTCCTCatctgaaacaaagaaaagcCAACaagtcataaattaatattgtcatTTCAAGTCATAATTCTGTTGAAATGTAAGCTCAAAGAAtactttcaatttattataaaataaggtGATGTGTAAATTACCAATTActctttttttatgatacttgataattttacttaacttttataaaaacggAATAATATAGTATGGACAAcgcatttttttaacaacaaatCAGTCATATTTGCACAATTTAAGAAGTAATTATTATCACTACTATGCTTGTTGATCAGTTACCTGCATTTTCTCACATAGACAATATAACAATACTGGTTTGTTGGATctctatgaaaatatatttaatgactgCAAAGCACAAGTATACAAAGCATGAACaatgaaatatgttataataattatgttttaatatgattaattttaatatttatcaagtttaattaattaaacttaccaCTGGGATACTCCTGAACAATATGCTCCGTTGATTCTGGTATAAAAGCATGGACCTTGAAGTGATTCATAAGATCACACTTGCGTACATATCGAACACCACAAAGGTTGCATGCATGTGGTCTATCATTCTGATGGGCTACCATGTGGTTCATAAGAGCTGCTTTCTTTCTAAATCTCCGGGAACAAAAATCACATGGAAACGGCCGCATTGCTGTGTATTCAtcctgaaattaaataaactttgcaCATcagtgttttaattaaataataagactttttaattaaaaatcttgtaaATCTGTACCTGGTCTGTTGGTAAAGGCACATCAAtatcattttctatttttatatcttgagCAGGATTCATTAACTGTTCAAAAGGCACCTCCACTctgtaaaataagttttgtatttattattattagttagagAAAGACTGATATCAAAGATAATTCTCAGTACTATGTTGAACATGTTCATTTGATGTTAGTGACTAAAAGGAAAACATGACTGTTGTGACTGTAACACCCTCTTTCACCAAATACACACTGGTCCATATTCTAAAAGATGAAATGTAATTTCAAGAGCGGTCAAACCATTTCTTCTGAAAGGAGTTTGACATATTAGCGTTCAAGATGAGATTATAACTTGAGAAATGGaacttatttagaaaatactaATTGTTTAAGCAGTTTTTTAGGGTATTCAGTGAATACACACTcacagtatttatatatttatgatgaCCTTATGGAATggtaaaatacacaaatactGGCAACTCTTATTGCCATGGCTAAAGCACTActatatcattttaatataattattacaaggTACTATGTAAACATATATGTTATTCTTTGCCAAATTTCACTGTATCTAATatcagaaaatattaattacaatagctaattaatgtattaaaaaataagattttaactcAGTATTGCCCCGTTAAGTATTACCTTCAATATGTATAACATgaaatgcatattttattacctttcCTGTCCACCAGTAATAACCCAGTCATCAGTAATGACTTCTTCAGTGACACACTCTACACTAGGGTCGGCTACAATATCAGTGGAGTCAGTGTAACTTACAACATCTTGagataaatacattaaattctcTGCAGCTATATTATCAGCATTATTCATAAGTTCTTCTGCTGTCTGTTggcaaaattttaatgtaagtatgttttaaTACACAAGCAATAGctattataactaattttctttaaaaattaccatGTTGGAATATGGTACTGTCTGTACATTATCCAACCCACATGTTACTTCTTCACAAACTTCAGTGTTGGGCTAAAACATATCTTGAAATTAATACAACAATTTACAATGAACTTTGATACCAAAGTACTAACTTTACTTAATAATGAAGTACATAGGAActtagttaatatattattcatttaatgtttataaaactaaaacatactaattaatttaaataataaaataacatttttacaacaatagtattatatacatactttaacCTCTGACTCCCAATGGAGCTGAAACTCTTCCCCTTCCATGA
Coding sequences:
- the LOC110995116 gene encoding replication initiator 1 isoform X2, which produces MEGEEFQLHWESEVKTAEELMNNADNIAAENLMYLSQDVVSYTDSTDIVADPSVECVTEEVITDDWVITGGQERVEVPFEQLMNPAQDIKIENDIDVPLPTDQDEYTAMRPFPCDFCSRRFRKKAALMNHMVAHQNDRPHACNLCGVRYVRKCDLMNHFKVHAFIPESTEHIVQEYPSDEELPESPILKQKKKRGRRKKKPEANGIPDVNMTSARTQQWSRRGRTPPRAPSPAPSPSPPPSPSPPPSPPSPLPPPADPARPFVCRTCGVGFAREKALQSHSRIHGGDSPMECSECGELCWSRDSLASHAAQKHPHLSHLPRSMKQEPYDDNSGDDMDFRLSPLAHSGSDHSIRHGMVYDTVRGPELFCQDCGVAFQRADLLRRHVTAAHSYKRHDSTSSTWEQEHTCDVCGESCPDALTLLAHAERHTERPRPNSSRFKKMSKGQNASGSNTRQFPCRECGKVFGSRSSQQIHVRIHTGERPYACRFCWKAFADGGTLRKHERIHTGEKPYACAVCPRAFNQRVVLREHVRSHHSAPDRRANGGYQYSCAVCGRPMLTSAELVQHLIQHCDENTAMKRQPQSGPRKYKRRRKVKTETPAEWDGSPPASPVPQSPSPTPPTPPPVPRRRRRAAAAPAPRPRMIHTSEETRVRTKQVRTRRPPRHPADDLRAIACSPSPQPKNSPSPPSSVPPSPGSPEDADGDGPYKCEMCSLEFPRRDALLLHVPIHI
- the LOC110995116 gene encoding replication initiator 1 isoform X1, which gives rise to MEGEEFQLHWESEVKPNTEVCEEVTCGLDNVQTVPYSNMTAEELMNNADNIAAENLMYLSQDVVSYTDSTDIVADPSVECVTEEVITDDWVITGGQERVEVPFEQLMNPAQDIKIENDIDVPLPTDQDEYTAMRPFPCDFCSRRFRKKAALMNHMVAHQNDRPHACNLCGVRYVRKCDLMNHFKVHAFIPESTEHIVQEYPSDEELPESPILKQKKKRGRRKKKPEANGIPDVNMTSARTQQWSRRGRTPPRAPSPAPSPSPPPSPSPPPSPPSPLPPPADPARPFVCRTCGVGFAREKALQSHSRIHGGDSPMECSECGELCWSRDSLASHAAQKHPHLSHLPRSMKQEPYDDNSGDDMDFRLSPLAHSGSDHSIRHGMVYDTVRGPELFCQDCGVAFQRADLLRRHVTAAHSYKRHDSTSSTWEQEHTCDVCGESCPDALTLLAHAERHTERPRPNSSRFKKMSKGQNASGSNTRQFPCRECGKVFGSRSSQQIHVRIHTGERPYACRFCWKAFADGGTLRKHERIHTGEKPYACAVCPRAFNQRVVLREHVRSHHSAPDRRANGGYQYSCAVCGRPMLTSAELVQHLIQHCDENTAMKRQPQSGPRKYKRRRKVKTETPAEWDGSPPASPVPQSPSPTPPTPPPVPRRRRRAAAAPAPRPRMIHTSEETRVRTKQVRTRRPPRHPADDLRAIACSPSPQPKNSPSPPSSVPPSPGSPEDADGDGPYKCEMCSLEFPRRDALLLHVPIHI